Below is a window of Agathobacter rectalis ATCC 33656 DNA.
AGAGACACCGGGCTTTCTACCGGGAGCGACCGGACTTAAGAATCTTAAGCTTCTGGCATCTCTTAAGGGGATTGCCGATGAAAAGCGCATAGTAGAGACGATAGAGAGAGTCGGGCTTGATCCGGGGCTAAAGAAAAATGTCAGCAAGTACAGTCTGGGAATGAGACAGCGACTCGGAATAGCACAGGCAATAATGGAGAATCCATCATTTCTGATACTGGATGAGCCGTTTAACGGACTTGATAAGCATGGTGTAGCGCAGATCAGAAATCTGATAAAGGAGCTGCGCGCGGAGGGAAAGACAATAATTCTCGCAAGCCACAATCAGGCTGATATAGATGAGCTGTGTGACACGGTCTGCGAGATGGATGATGGATACATGGAGGAAATAAAGTGAAAAAATTTGTGAGTATTTTGTTGGTGATCATAATGTGCTTAAGCTATCATTTTATACTCGTAGTGCATGCAAGCACGCTTGATGCCAAGTCGGATAGTGCTGTCATGCAGGAGGGGAAGAGTACTCAGGCGCAGGCAGACAAGCCGGATAATAAGGCGGGAGCAGGCGCGAAGGACGATGCAGCTTCAAAGGATGATGCAGCTTCGGGCGCATCAATGTCTGAGGTATCACTTTGCATAGACAACAAAAATGTATATGAGGGCATGCAGCAGGCATACGCAAACGGCTATCAGCCGGTCTGTGCAAACGGAAATGTAACACTGGTGCTTCCTCTTATAAGCGATGGAAAATTACAGCAGGATAAAATAACGGCATCGGTAGATCTTGGGGCTACGGACAACTCTCCGTTTGTATTTCGAAGCTATGAAAAGGAGTTTAACTGCAAGCCTGAATACATAAACGGTACAGGAGAAACTAAAGATATATTTCTCGTTTCCTTTGAGCTTACTCTTTCAGAAAAACGTGTGAATGGCATCTATCCGGTTATCATAAATGTGACTGGAAAGGATGAAAACGGCATAGAAGTACAAAAGTCATTTACGAATTTTGTGTCGGTAGCAGACGGTATTGATCCAAATGCAGCAGCTTCTGGGGCGGCAGATACAACACAGGCGGAGGAGACACCCACATCGGCTCCGGTAGTTTTGGTGGATAAGAGTGTCATAAATACCGATACTGTAAAGGCCGGTGAGGATTTCGAGGTAACGGTTACATTAAAAAATGCGAGCAGGCAGAAATCGGTGCAGAATCTGGTAGCAACCGTGAATGTGCCATCTGCTGATATAGAGCTTAAAAATGATTCAAATACTATTTTTATAGGAAAAATCGGCACACAAAAGACCACAGAGCTGACACTTAAATTCCATGCTTCAAAAAGCACGGCAGACGGCAATTATCCGATAGAGATAGCCATGAGCTATGATGATCCAAAGGCTTCGACACTCAGCTCGACAGGCAATTTTGTGGTCACGGTGGAACAGCCGCTTGATGTGAAGCTTACCATGCCAAATATAGATAAAAATGTGACCGCAGGAGACACTATTCCACTGACATTTCAGGTGATGAATCTTGGAAGAAGTACTGTGTACAATGTCAGATGTGATGTGACAGGGGACGGACTTTCGCAGACCAAGACAGCCTTTATCGGAAATATGGAAAGCGGTACGGCAGGAGAAGGGGAGACTAATCTGTTTATAACCACTCTTGAGGGAAAAAGTCAGTATGGCGATACGACAGGAACAGTTACGCTTACGTATGAGGATGGATTTGGAAATGAGCAGACACAGGAGTTTAGCTTCAATACAACGATAAATAAGATGCCGGATGAAGCCTCGACAGGCGATGAGAAGAAAGAGAAAAGTGCTTCGCAGTGGTGGATATCACTTGCAGTAATAGGTGGACTTATAATCCTTGCAGGGGCAGTTTCAGGGGCGTATTACATGGGAAGGAAGAAATGATGACAGGCTACGGAATTAAAACGTGGAAAAGCATCGCATTTCCGGGAATACTGTTTATAAGTCTGGCAGCTTTTTTGTTTGCGGATGCCGTGCAGCAAAAGCTTGATCTAAGCAGCAGTATTAAGGAAAGTGCCAGAATATATGTGATGCCTGCCGAGGATGGTGCGCAGGATGCATTTACACAGGCAACTTCTGAGCTTGGTGAAATGGGCGCAGAAAACGGATCGTATGTGTATGATATAGACACCAACGTGCAGACACAGTCGGTGGATAAGGAGATAGGTGTAAGAGGCATACAGGCTGCGATGATAGAGGGGACAGTGATATGCGGAGAATATTATTCAGATGAGAGCAGCAGGCTTTCTGTTGTGATAAATATCCCTATGCTTGCAACACTGTCAGACATTGAATTGAAAGAGCAGCAGCCGGAGGTGAAACAGGAGGCAGCAAAATGGATAGGACACAGCATTATCATAGGAAAAAGTGCAGCAAGGATATCAGGTGTAGTGGGTGATAATTCTGATTCACAAGCAGCGTTTATAAGTATTCCAGCTGCGGAAAATTTCATAAAAAATCAAGGAGAGACACCAAAAGCATCATCGTACTGTGTAAAGGTTTCAGACTTAAAAAGCATCACAAAAATACAGGATAAGCTGGGCGAGAACGGCGTATCCACCACCATTGATGAGAAAAGTCTGACGGAGTGGAAGCTAAAAAGCGCCGGTATAACAAGCCACATCATAATGGGCTGCATTGCAATAGCAGCAGCCGTGTGCATGATATTGCTTTCCGCCAGACTGGTAAGCTATCGCGAATCGCCTAAGCCAAAGAGGGTGTATTTTGCAAGAGTATGTACTGTATTTGTGATAGGGATAATTGCAGGGGTGATGGTTGACAGGTTGGTGATAGGTCTGTTTTCGGCATAACACCACAGCTAGTAACTCAAAACCATAGGAACAGGCGTAGGATTAAATTCCTGCGCCTTTTTAATTGGGAATCAACAGCAGAAATTTTTGAAATGAAAGTAATGTTGCCTAATACTTGAACAATATCATGGGTTTGTCTATAATGTAAGAAAAAGAAAATGGAGCTTTATTAAATGAAAAGATTTACAGCAATATTACTTACAGGCATGATGATATTTACCCTCGCATCATGCGGCAAAAAAGCACAGGATACACCGACAGAGCCTGCAACAGAGACACAGGCTGCAGAGAAGGTTGAGATGCCTACGGAAACGGAAGCCGTGACAGAGGTGGTAACAGAGGCTGTAAAAGACACGCAGCAGACAGAAGCACAGCAGGAAGAACAGACTGCCGAACAGCCGGACGAGGAGCAGAACAATTCAGGTGATAATAATTCCTCTTATCAGTATGTAGAAAGAGCATCCTATGAGAATGGAGAATCAGTATCACTAAATCCTTCATGGCAGTATGCAGACCATTCAGCGATAAATTCAGGCTGTGCGGTCATGTACAAGGCTACAGCAAACCGCAAAAATATAGTTGTAGGTGTCAATGCCGGACACGGTACAAGCGGAGGAACTTCGGTGAAGACACTTTGTCATCCGGACGGCTCGGCAAAGACCACAGGTGGTACAACAGGCGCAGGCGCAACAAAAGCAGTAGCAGTTTCAGGTGGTATGTCCTTTAATGACGGTACACCGGAGAGTTCTGTCACACTCCGTATGGCGCAGATATTAAAGGACAAGCTGCTTGCGGCAGGCTATGATGTGCTTATGGTAAGAGACGGAAGCGATGTACAGCTTGATAACGTAGCACGTACTGTCATCTGTAATAATGCGGCAGACTGTCATATTGCGCTGCACTGGGATGGTGACGGACTAAGCTATGATAAGGGCTGCTTTTACATATCAGTGCCGGGCGGCATAAAGGGTATGGAGCCGGTTGCATCACACTGGCAGCAGCATGATGCACTTGGGGCAAGCCTGATAGAAGGACTGCGCGCCCACGGAGCAAAGATAAACGGTAATGGCTCAATGGCGATAGACTTGACACAGACCTCATACAGCACGGTACCATCAGTGGATGTAGAGCTTGGCAACGCATGCTCTGACCACAGCGATGCCACACTTGAAAATCTGGCAGACGGACTGGTGCAGGGAGTCGAGGGATATTTCTAGAATATAAAGAGTTGCAGTTGATTTTTTGTTTTGGTTTTGGATTTGCACTAAACTAAAGTTTGCAAAAACAACTGAATAGCGGATTCAAATGAATAGGACGCATAGTGAGATAAATGCGTCCGGCATGATTTTGTCAGTATAGAGGTGTTATTATAGAAGTGGTACAACAGATAGAGAAAGGGAATATTATGACAGACAACAAATCCGGGGAGATACTCATAATAGAGGATGACAAGGACATTAATGATCTGCTTGCGACAGCGCTTTCAAAAGCCGGATATAGAACAAGACAGGCATGGTCAGGCACAGAGGGAGAGCTTTTGCTTAAGCTGGACAGGGAAGCTTATGCGCTTGTGCTATTGGATCTGATGCTTCCGGGGCTTTCAGGGGAGGAGCTTCTGGCGCGGATACGGCAGATGGATGCGTCACTTCCGGTGATAATCCTTACGGCAAAGGATGAGCTGGATGAGAAAATCAATCTGCTCGTGGCAGGCGCTGATGATTACATCACAAAGCCGTTTGAGATAAAGGAGGTCGTTGCCAGAGTGACTGTGCAGCTGCGTCATGCGGTGGCAGATGTGCCTTCAAAGTCGGGCAAGGCAGGAGAAAATCAGACAAAAGCAGAAAATGATACCGGACAGGGAGATACTGCAAATACATACATAGCGGGACCCGTTAAAATAGAGCACAGACAGCTTGTGCTCGATCGGATTTCAAGACAGCTTTATGTAGCTGATAATGCTGTTGACGGCATCACAAAGCAGGAGTTTGCCATACTTGAGCTTCTCATGGCGCATCCCAGACAGGTGTTTGCCAAGGAGGACATATTTGAATATGCCTGGGATGAGCCGTACATGGGCGAGACAAAGACTCTTGATGTGCACATCAGCAATATCAGAAAGAAGATAAAAAAGCTGACCGATGACGAGTACATAGAGACAGTGTGGGGCATAGGCTACAAAATGAAAGAGTAAAGGTAAACAAGCTTTACTCTTTTTTTACTTTTTGTTAGCGATGTATTAGGATTTTACATTTATATTATGATTAAAGGGTTGCTAAGGAAAAAAGAAAAGGAGATTTGATTGTGAGTGAAATATTATTGCAGACAAAGGCACTGACCAAGCAGTATGGTCACCAGAAGGCAGTTGACAATGTGGATATCCACATCAAAAAGGGTGCAATCTATGGATTTATCGGCAGAAACGGTGCCGGCAAGACTACCTGTATGAGAATGATCGGTGGTCTGGCAAAGCCGACAAGCGGAGAGATATCCATGTTTGGATACGCTGGAAAGGATTTGTCAAAGGTACGCTCAAGAGTGGGCTGCCTGATTGAGGCACCGGGTGTATATCCAAACATGACGGCGAAGGAAAATATCGAGATGAAGTGCCGTCTCTTCGGCATCAGTAAAAAGGGCTATGCAGAGGGCATACTTGATAAGGTAGGTCTGTTAAATGTGGGAAAGAAAAAGACAAAGAATTTTTCACTTGGTATGAAGCAGAGGCTTGGAATCGGCATGGCGCTGGTTGGAGAGCCTGACCTTTTAGTGCTTGATGAGCCTATCAACGGACTTGATCCACAGGGAATTGCAGAGGTGCGTGATACGATTCAGAATCTGTGTGCACAGCAGGATATGACTGTGTTTATTTCTAGCCATATATTGGAGGAGCTTTCAAAGCTTGCCACAGATTACGGCATTATAAATAATGGAGCCCTGCTTCAGGAAATTACCAGAGAGGAGCTGCTTTCCAAGTGCAGTGAGAAGATTACACTGACAGTGGACAATCCAAATAAAGCAGTGCCTGTGCTCGATAAGATGGGCTTTGTGCACTACATGATAGTGGACAAAAATCATATAGATGTCTATGAGCGCCTGAATGATAGCGCCGCCTTAAATACAGCGCTGGTCACAGCAGGAGTTTCGGTGGCACAGCTAGCGGTCACAGGAATGGAGCTTGAGACATATTTCCTTAGTATCACAGGAGGTGCGACAAATGTTTAATGCGGTAAGAATGGATATTTACAGACTGATACATACAAAGTCAGCTTATGTTATACTTGTAATAGCTATGGCACTCGCAATAGCTATGAGCGGTATGACAGCTCTTGTCAGAAGCATGGCGACAGAGAGCATCGTGGAAACAACTGATGATGTCACTATGGTAAGTGAGTCAGACAGTGAGATAGCAGATGAATACGATACAGCATCAGCGGAATCGTCAAATGGACCAACGGCAACAGTCGGGCTTGAAATGGATGAATCCGACATGTCAGATGAGGTACCGACCATAGCCGATATGGTTGAAAGCGATATAGCGGGTCTTGACCTGGCACTTTTACTTGCAATATTTACGGTGCTCTTCTCAACAGCAGACCTAAACAGCGGCTATATAAAGAGCGTAGGCGGACAGGTGAAGTGCCGTGGAGTGTTGCTGTTTTCAAAGATGATAGCGCTTTCGGTATTTACCTTTGTGGCCATGGCACTTGATGTGATTGTCCAGTGTATTGCGACACCGCTGTTTTTACATGGAGCAGAATTCGGAGATGCAGCAGACTTATTTAAGATGCTTGGCAGCCAGTATGTGGTCACACTTTTATTTGTATATTTTGTCATGGCAATGGCAATCATTATAAAAAACAATGTAATCAGCATGATTATCGCTGTGTGCATGTGTACAGGTATCTTTACACTCATTTTCAGTGGAATCAATATACTTATTGAAAAAATCGGAGTAAAGAACTTTGATATAAATGATTACCTTATTGTTAATCAGATTTCTGAGCTTGATCTGAGTGCGTCTGCAAAGACAGTAGGCGGTGCATTTGCGGTAGCCGCTGTGTGGGCAGTGGTGTCACTGATTGCAGTGTACGGTGTATTTAAACGCAGGGATATATAATGTGTTTTGAATGAGGAATAAAACATGATTTGGAAAATACTGACTGTAATACTTGCAGTTTCGGTAGCTGTCTTAATAGCTGTGCTCGTAAAAATAAGGGCACAGCTTCGTGACATTAACGAACAGCTTGATTTTTTATGCGAAAAGGATACAAATATGCTCCTTTTAACCGATACCAACATGGCTGATATCGGAAGGCTTAAGGAGCGCATAAACAGATTTTTAGAGCAATGGCACAGGCAACGTGAGGCAGCAGCGAAAAAGGAGCAGATGATATCTGACACGTACACAAACCTGTCGCACGATATCCGCACTCCGCTTACCTCGCTGGACGGCTATTTTCAGCTGCTTAGGGATGAGACTGACAAGAGCGCGCAGGAGCATTATATAGATATCATACAGGAGCGCATCACAAGCCTTAAGGATATGCTCGAGGAGCTTTTCATGTTCACAAAGCTTAAAAATGACAGCTTCAAGCTAGAGCTGTCTAATTGCTGTGTCAGCAGACTTTTAAAGCAGACAGTGTTTTCGTATTATGAGGAGTGGAAAAAGCAGGGCATTGAGCCGTCACTTGATATATGTGAGGACACGATATTTATCACTGCAAATGTGCAGGCGCTCAGGCGGGTGTTTCAGAATGTGATAAAAAATGCACTGGTGCATGGGCAGAAGAGCATCTGCATACAGATGAAGCAACAGGATTCGTGCAATTGCAGGGCTTCAGATGACGAGCGTACTTCAAAAAATAGGATTGTCCATATTTTGATTTCAAATGATGTAAAAAATCCTGATGATATAGACGTGGACAAGGTGTTTGAGCGTTTTTACAAAGCCGATGAGGCTAGGAGCATATCATCGAGCGGGCTTGGGCTTTCGATTGCAAAGGAACTTGTGGAGAGAATGGGCGGGAGTATTGAAGCAAGGCTTGAGGGGAAGAGGTTTGTTGTGGAAATACTGTTTGAATGTGAATAGTTCACTTTTGTAATGTGATAAATAATATTGACACACATGAAACAAAATGATATACTGTCAAAGTGTTTGCGGGCATGGCGGAATTGGCAGACGCGCTAGATTTAGGTTCTAGTGGGAGACCGTGCAGGTTCAAGTCCTGTTGCCCGTACTATTTACAAGGGTTTCAGAGGTTTTTATTACTTCTGAAATTCTTATTTTTTTATCATTTTTCCTATACGAAAGGATACCACAATGCAGGCTTACAAGGATTTAGTAAAAGCACTTCCCGGCTTAAAAGAGAATATGCCACGCGCATTTTACATGCTCGCAGAACTCTTTGATTACGGTTCATTTGATATATGCAGAAGTGATGACAAATATATAATCCCATATATCATGAATGACGCGGTGGAATGCTATCTGACTGTGGAAAATGCAGTGTTAAAGGGCGATTATCAGAGTGAGGAAGAAATCATTTCGGCATCGTTGGTTTTAGGAAGTGAAAAAGGTTATGGACTCATTCTGCACCAACAGGACAATGTGATCACACTCTGGTTTGATAATTTGCATGTGCATGAGGCATGCTTTAAATACCATGAAATAGGACATTTCTGGGTAAAGGGACAGGAGCAGTGGCGCATGCTTGTATATATGGTAGGAACAATCGCTGATAAGTATATGTACATGGGAAAGGAATACTGCAACGAGACAGAATGCTTTATACAGAGCCTTATTTACTTTGCACCGTTTCGCAGATGGACACCGGTACCTGGCGATTTGATGGAGTATCATTTTCCGGCCCGTGTAGAGGGAATAGACATTATGGAGGAGCTTTGCAGGGAGGTTTCGGACATTGATTATCTTAAGCTCATTGCACGCTACAGGGCAAATCCATGTGAGAAAACGGAAAAGCTTTTGAGCAGACATTTAGCCGATGCAAAAAGAGTACCGCTTTATCAGTATATTTATAAGCTTGTGATAAAGGCATCAAAGGATTATCCTGAGAGAAATTACGGAAATCAGATAAATGAACGCATAAAAGAAAAGCGTAAAGCGCTTGAAAAGGAGCTGCTTCAAAAGGGATACACCGGAAAATACCCTGTGTTTTCAAAGAAAAATACGACTGTGCGTGTAATGGAGGAACAGCCCTACGTCACAGCAATTCTCGAGTGGGATGATTACAAATATAAGCAGCAGCTCATGGTTTCTGAGTGCAGTGCCAAAAAGTATGATGGAATAAATGCGGGATTTTTTAAAGGAATAGGCAGACACGGACGCATTGTGCAGGTGTAGATACACATAAAACAAAAGCCACGGAGCAATCCGTGGCTTTCATAATACGCTTATTACAAGGATGGGCTTGAGAAGACTCGAACTTCCGACCTCACGCTTATCAGGCGTGCGCTCTAACCGGCTGAGCTACAAGCCCTTGTGTTTTGCACAAAACGTATACTACAATATTTTTGGTGAGAAGTCAAGAGTTTTTTAGAGGTTTTCTCCATCTGTTTTATTTTTCGGATATTCGTTTGAGTGCGCACTGATAACTTCATTAATCCAGTCTA
It encodes the following:
- a CDS encoding ABC transporter permease — its product is MFNAVRMDIYRLIHTKSAYVILVIAMALAIAMSGMTALVRSMATESIVETTDDVTMVSESDSEIADEYDTASAESSNGPTATVGLEMDESDMSDEVPTIADMVESDIAGLDLALLLAIFTVLFSTADLNSGYIKSVGGQVKCRGVLLFSKMIALSVFTFVAMALDVIVQCIATPLFLHGAEFGDAADLFKMLGSQYVVTLLFVYFVMAMAIIIKNNVISMIIAVCMCTGIFTLIFSGINILIEKIGVKNFDINDYLIVNQISELDLSASAKTVGGAFAVAAVWAVVSLIAVYGVFKRRDI
- a CDS encoding ABC transporter ATP-binding protein, coding for MEAAIKIENLHKSFGKEEILHGINREFEAGRIHGIVGNNGSGKTVMMKCICGFLRPDEGCVLINGKEVGKDMDFPDDMGIIIETPGFLPGATGLKNLKLLASLKGIADEKRIVETIERVGLDPGLKKNVSKYSLGMRQRLGIAQAIMENPSFLILDEPFNGLDKHGVAQIRNLIKELRAEGKTIILASHNQADIDELCDTVCEMDDGYMEEIK
- a CDS encoding COG1361 S-layer family protein, with the translated sequence MKKFVSILLVIIMCLSYHFILVVHASTLDAKSDSAVMQEGKSTQAQADKPDNKAGAGAKDDAASKDDAASGASMSEVSLCIDNKNVYEGMQQAYANGYQPVCANGNVTLVLPLISDGKLQQDKITASVDLGATDNSPFVFRSYEKEFNCKPEYINGTGETKDIFLVSFELTLSEKRVNGIYPVIINVTGKDENGIEVQKSFTNFVSVADGIDPNAAASGAADTTQAEETPTSAPVVLVDKSVINTDTVKAGEDFEVTVTLKNASRQKSVQNLVATVNVPSADIELKNDSNTIFIGKIGTQKTTELTLKFHASKSTADGNYPIEIAMSYDDPKASTLSSTGNFVVTVEQPLDVKLTMPNIDKNVTAGDTIPLTFQVMNLGRSTVYNVRCDVTGDGLSQTKTAFIGNMESGTAGEGETNLFITTLEGKSQYGDTTGTVTLTYEDGFGNEQTQEFSFNTTINKMPDEASTGDEKKEKSASQWWISLAVIGGLIILAGAVSGAYYMGRKK
- a CDS encoding DUF3878 family protein; the protein is MQAYKDLVKALPGLKENMPRAFYMLAELFDYGSFDICRSDDKYIIPYIMNDAVECYLTVENAVLKGDYQSEEEIISASLVLGSEKGYGLILHQQDNVITLWFDNLHVHEACFKYHEIGHFWVKGQEQWRMLVYMVGTIADKYMYMGKEYCNETECFIQSLIYFAPFRRWTPVPGDLMEYHFPARVEGIDIMEELCREVSDIDYLKLIARYRANPCEKTEKLLSRHLADAKRVPLYQYIYKLVIKASKDYPERNYGNQINERIKEKRKALEKELLQKGYTGKYPVFSKKNTTVRVMEEQPYVTAILEWDDYKYKQQLMVSECSAKKYDGINAGFFKGIGRHGRIVQV
- a CDS encoding N-acetylmuramoyl-L-alanine amidase, producing MKRFTAILLTGMMIFTLASCGKKAQDTPTEPATETQAAEKVEMPTETEAVTEVVTEAVKDTQQTEAQQEEQTAEQPDEEQNNSGDNNSSYQYVERASYENGESVSLNPSWQYADHSAINSGCAVMYKATANRKNIVVGVNAGHGTSGGTSVKTLCHPDGSAKTTGGTTGAGATKAVAVSGGMSFNDGTPESSVTLRMAQILKDKLLAAGYDVLMVRDGSDVQLDNVARTVICNNAADCHIALHWDGDGLSYDKGCFYISVPGGIKGMEPVASHWQQHDALGASLIEGLRAHGAKINGNGSMAIDLTQTSYSTVPSVDVELGNACSDHSDATLENLADGLVQGVEGYF
- a CDS encoding sensor histidine kinase gives rise to the protein MIWKILTVILAVSVAVLIAVLVKIRAQLRDINEQLDFLCEKDTNMLLLTDTNMADIGRLKERINRFLEQWHRQREAAAKKEQMISDTYTNLSHDIRTPLTSLDGYFQLLRDETDKSAQEHYIDIIQERITSLKDMLEELFMFTKLKNDSFKLELSNCCVSRLLKQTVFSYYEEWKKQGIEPSLDICEDTIFITANVQALRRVFQNVIKNALVHGQKSICIQMKQQDSCNCRASDDERTSKNRIVHILISNDVKNPDDIDVDKVFERFYKADEARSISSSGLGLSIAKELVERMGGSIEARLEGKRFVVEILFECE
- a CDS encoding ABC transporter ATP-binding protein, with the protein product MSEILLQTKALTKQYGHQKAVDNVDIHIKKGAIYGFIGRNGAGKTTCMRMIGGLAKPTSGEISMFGYAGKDLSKVRSRVGCLIEAPGVYPNMTAKENIEMKCRLFGISKKGYAEGILDKVGLLNVGKKKTKNFSLGMKQRLGIGMALVGEPDLLVLDEPINGLDPQGIAEVRDTIQNLCAQQDMTVFISSHILEELSKLATDYGIINNGALLQEITREELLSKCSEKITLTVDNPNKAVPVLDKMGFVHYMIVDKNHIDVYERLNDSAALNTALVTAGVSVAQLAVTGMELETYFLSITGGATNV
- a CDS encoding response regulator transcription factor, translating into MTDNKSGEILIIEDDKDINDLLATALSKAGYRTRQAWSGTEGELLLKLDREAYALVLLDLMLPGLSGEELLARIRQMDASLPVIILTAKDELDEKINLLVAGADDYITKPFEIKEVVARVTVQLRHAVADVPSKSGKAGENQTKAENDTGQGDTANTYIAGPVKIEHRQLVLDRISRQLYVADNAVDGITKQEFAILELLMAHPRQVFAKEDIFEYAWDEPYMGETKTLDVHISNIRKKIKKLTDDEYIETVWGIGYKMKE